In the genome of Vicia villosa cultivar HV-30 ecotype Madison, WI linkage group LG7, Vvil1.0, whole genome shotgun sequence, one region contains:
- the LOC131620577 gene encoding RING-H2 finger protein ATL52-like gives MARPDYPTTWIPYLNSKDCSQGFCSMYCPQWCYIVYPPPPPPTFQYPDDDSKPYFSPLVIAIMGILATAFLLLTYYTLISKYCGRRESSGRNSTDPVDEFTQNRRENCQVSTFGLDDVQIKSIAVFKYRKGDGFFVGTVTDCSVCLSEFQDDESVRLLPMCNHVFHLPCIDTWLKSNSSCPLCRANIFTLNASTLHVSVPVPATVIEFPARNETFLEDEQIVVEETRMHHHRRVDSKALSLRAFSDLCNLQGGRERIIEIRDEVCRSVSMDHSLQNGFSIGDVLNMNEDGDFCEEGCSMDSSKRLRGESSKSRYKRKVLHCVKSPIAMKRSFSSGRFSLGKTDRGRRNHEIFPV, from the coding sequence ATGGCCCGACCCGATTATCCGACAACATGGATTCCTTACCTAAACAGTAAGGACTGTTCACAAGGTTTTTGTAGCATGTACTGTCCACAATGGTGCTACATAGTTTATCCTCCTCCTCCACCACCAACGTTTCAATACCCTGATGAtgattcaaaaccatatttttctCCTCTTGTTATTGCTATCATGGGAATTTTAGCCACGGCTTTCCTGTTACTAACTTACTATACTCTAATATCCAAATACTGTGGTCGGAGAGAATCCTCGGGGAGAAATAGCACTGACCCGGTTGACGAATTCACGCAAAATCGGCGCGAAAACTGTCAAGTTTCGACTTTTGGCTTAGATGATGTTCAGATTAAGTCCATTGCAGTTTTCAAATACAGAAAAGGCGACGGTTTTTTTGTTGGTACTGTCACTGATTGTTCCGTTTGTTTAAGTGAGTTTCAAGATGATGAAAGTGTTAGGCTTTTACCAATGTGTAACCATGTTTTTCATCTTCCTTGTATCGACACATGGCTCAAATCGAACTCGTCTTGTCCTCTATGTCGCGCTAACATATTCACTTTGAATGCTTCAACACTGCATGTTTCAGTTCCAGTTCCGGCAACGGTTATTGAGTTTCCTGCAAGAAATGAAACTTTTTTAGAAGATGAGCAAATTGTTGTGGAAGAAACAAGGATGCATCATCATAGAAGAGTTGATTCGAAGGCGCTTTCGTTGCGCGCTTTTAGTGATTTGTGTAATTTGCAAGGTGGGAGAGAAAGAATAATTGAAATTAGAGATGAGGTGTGTAGGTCAGTTTCTATGGATCATTcacttcaaaatggtttttcaaTTGGTGATGTGTTGAATATGAATGAAGATGGAGATTTTTGTGAAGAAGGATGTTCAATGGATTCATCAAAGAGACTAAGAGGAGAAAGTAGTAAGTCAAGGTACAAAAGAAAGGTGTTGCATTGTGTTAAGAGTCCAATTGCAATGAAGAGATCATTTTCTAGTGGAAGATTTTCACTTGGTAAAACAGATAGAGGAAGAAGAAACCATGAAATTTTCCCTGTTTGA